One genomic region from Prevotella sp. Rep29 encodes:
- a CDS encoding thiamine pyrophosphate-dependent enzyme: MKKLLLGDEAIAQGAIDAGLSGVYAYPGTPSTEITEYIQESPIAKERDLHRKWCTNEKTAMEAALGMSFMGKRALVCMKHVGLNVCADPFVNSGMTGTNGGLVVLVADDPSMHSSQDEQDSRFYGKFALIPTFEPANQQEAYDMMEVAFEYSERVKLPVLMRVTTRMAHSRAVVEIKDEPRKENELNYNADSSSWVLLPANARKRNDIVTKQQLELEEDAAERSPWNVYKDAADHSVGIVASGIAYNYLCECFPEGCPYPVLKIGQYPLPKKLVRRMCDECDAVLVAEEGQPFIEDMLRGVMPGNTEVRGRLTGELPRTGELNPDVMKRALGLKTEATFEACGDVVSRPPALCQGCGHRDVYAALNEVLREYDNPRVFGDIGCYTLGFLPPFRAIHSCVDMGASITMAKGAADAGQWPAVAVIGDSTFTHSGMTGLLDAVNENANIVVIISDNLTTGMTGGQDSAGTNKFEAICRGLGVPEEHLRVVVPLPKNMPEITRIIREEINYQGVSVIIPRRECMQTLQRHLKQKKAKEAQK, from the coding sequence ATGAAGAAACTATTATTAGGTGACGAAGCTATTGCACAGGGAGCAATAGACGCTGGTCTCAGCGGGGTGTATGCTTATCCGGGCACTCCCTCAACAGAGATTACAGAGTACATTCAGGAGTCGCCGATTGCAAAGGAACGTGATTTGCACCGTAAGTGGTGCACGAACGAAAAGACTGCCATGGAGGCAGCTCTGGGCATGTCGTTCATGGGTAAAAGGGCGTTGGTCTGCATGAAGCACGTAGGTTTGAACGTTTGTGCCGACCCGTTTGTGAATTCGGGTATGACGGGTACGAACGGTGGACTGGTGGTGCTTGTGGCTGACGACCCGTCGATGCACTCTTCGCAGGATGAGCAGGACAGTCGTTTCTACGGCAAGTTTGCGTTGATTCCGACATTTGAACCGGCTAATCAGCAGGAGGCTTACGACATGATGGAAGTGGCTTTCGAGTATTCAGAGCGTGTGAAACTGCCTGTATTGATGCGTGTAACGACGCGCATGGCGCACTCGCGGGCTGTCGTGGAAATCAAGGACGAGCCGCGTAAGGAGAACGAATTGAACTATAATGCTGACTCGAGCAGTTGGGTTTTGCTGCCGGCGAATGCGCGCAAGCGCAACGACATCGTCACAAAGCAGCAGCTTGAGTTGGAGGAGGATGCTGCGGAGCGTTCGCCTTGGAACGTTTACAAGGATGCAGCGGACCACTCGGTGGGCATCGTGGCGAGCGGTATTGCGTACAACTACCTGTGTGAATGCTTCCCCGAAGGGTGTCCTTATCCTGTGCTGAAGATAGGACAGTATCCGCTTCCGAAGAAGTTGGTGCGCCGGATGTGTGACGAGTGCGACGCGGTACTGGTAGCCGAAGAGGGACAGCCATTTATCGAAGACATGTTGCGGGGTGTGATGCCGGGCAACACGGAGGTACGTGGTCGCCTCACGGGCGAACTCCCACGGACGGGCGAACTTAATCCGGACGTGATGAAACGGGCGCTCGGACTCAAGACGGAGGCAACTTTCGAGGCGTGCGGAGACGTAGTTTCTCGTCCGCCGGCACTCTGTCAGGGATGCGGACACCGCGATGTGTATGCTGCTCTGAACGAGGTGCTGCGTGAGTACGACAATCCGCGTGTCTTCGGCGACATCGGCTGTTACACGCTGGGCTTCTTGCCACCGTTCCGCGCGATTCACTCTTGCGTTGACATGGGTGCGAGCATCACGATGGCGAAGGGTGCGGCAGATGCCGGACAGTGGCCGGCAGTGGCAGTCATCGGCGACTCTACGTTCACTCACAGTGGCATGACGGGATTGCTGGATGCTGTAAACGAAAATGCCAACATCGTCGTAATCATCAGCGACAACCTCACCACGGGCATGACGGGTGGTCAGGACAGTGCCGGCACGAATAAGTTTGAGGCTATCTGCCGCGGACTTGGCGTGCCCGAGGAGCATCTGCGCGTGGTTGTTCCGCTGCCAAAAAACATGCCGGAAATTACTCGCATCATACGTGAAGAGATTAACTATCAAGGCGTCAGCGTCATCATTCCGCGTCGCGAATGCATGCAAACGCTGCAGCGCCACCTTAAACAAAAGAAAGCAAAGGAGGCTCAGAAATGA
- a CDS encoding indolepyruvate oxidoreductase subunit beta — MKTDIILCGVGGQGILSIATIIGEAALKEGLYIKQAEVHGMSQRGGDVQSNLRISSAPIHSDLIAQGQADVIISMEPMEALRYLPYLKRDGWVITSTTPYVNIPNYPDMEVINGDLAKLPNVIAIDIEEMAKEGGVPRSANVILLGAAQQALGLDYEKLEDAIRRVFGRKGEAVVEANIKALAIGRSHQK, encoded by the coding sequence ATGAAGACAGACATTATCTTATGCGGAGTAGGGGGGCAGGGAATCCTCTCCATAGCGACCATCATCGGCGAAGCTGCGCTGAAGGAAGGTCTTTACATCAAGCAGGCTGAAGTGCACGGAATGTCACAGCGCGGAGGCGACGTGCAGTCTAATCTGCGCATCTCGAGTGCGCCCATACACAGCGACCTCATAGCGCAGGGACAGGCAGACGTCATCATATCGATGGAACCGATGGAGGCGCTGCGCTATCTGCCTTACCTCAAGCGTGACGGATGGGTCATCACATCGACAACCCCGTATGTCAATATACCGAACTATCCCGACATGGAGGTAATCAACGGTGACTTGGCGAAACTGCCCAACGTCATCGCAATCGACATCGAGGAGATGGCAAAGGAGGGCGGCGTACCCCGTTCGGCGAACGTCATCCTGCTCGGAGCGGCTCAGCAGGCTCTGGGACTGGACTACGAGAAGCTCGAAGACGCCATCCGCCGGGTGTTCGGACGCAAGGGCGAAGCCGTCGTTGAGGCAAACATCAAGGCGCTCGCTATCGGACGAAGCCACCAGAAATAG
- a CDS encoding IS1634 family transposase: MYVRKKHNRSGSTSVVVVSKASGKYKEIKSFGSSTSEEEIHSLCDKAAAWIRSFGGQQELDFDDRKGKEVEETERFLSNIDNVLINGTRLLLDQVYDSIGFNRIPDEILRHLVIARVSQPRSKLATVDYLKSYYDEDVDLNHIYRYMDKLYNTQMELAQQISVEHTRKLFGGKIGLMFYDVTTLYFETAQTDVLREPGFSKDGKTAESQVILGLLVSEGGYPLSYSLFNGSQYEGFTMIPMIDDFKQRFNLGKDFVVVADSGLMNKNNVTLLQEAGYNYILGARIKSESASVKQWILSLEKVDKACYDYKRENGERLIVSYSDKRAKKDAYNRDRGIVRLRKAYKTGRITKSQVNKRGYNKFLEISKDIEVVISEEKIAEDCQWDGLKGYITNTDLDAERVIAEYHGLWVVERAFRISKGTLEMRPMFHFTERRIEAHVCICFIAYKVYKELERLIAINKIGMSVDKVLEAAKTITTIRVRMPKNGTYFTKTLFLTEKHLAVKPLFDISGNKS; the protein is encoded by the coding sequence ATGTATGTACGCAAGAAACACAATCGTTCCGGCTCTACAAGTGTGGTAGTGGTCAGTAAAGCGAGTGGAAAGTATAAAGAAATAAAATCGTTTGGCTCCTCTACATCCGAAGAGGAAATACATTCATTATGCGATAAGGCTGCTGCATGGATACGTTCATTTGGCGGTCAGCAAGAACTTGACTTTGATGACCGCAAGGGAAAGGAAGTCGAGGAGACAGAGCGTTTCCTTAGCAATATTGACAACGTGTTGATAAACGGTACTCGGCTTCTGCTTGATCAAGTCTATGACAGCATCGGCTTCAACCGGATTCCCGATGAGATTCTGCGTCATTTGGTAATCGCAAGGGTGTCGCAGCCCAGAAGCAAACTTGCCACAGTAGATTACCTGAAGTCATATTATGATGAAGATGTTGACCTCAACCACATCTATCGCTACATGGACAAGCTCTACAATACCCAGATGGAGCTTGCGCAGCAGATTAGCGTAGAGCACACCCGGAAACTGTTCGGAGGCAAGATTGGATTGATGTTCTACGACGTGACGACGCTCTACTTTGAGACAGCACAGACGGACGTATTGCGTGAACCGGGGTTTTCAAAGGATGGAAAGACGGCAGAGTCACAGGTTATACTCGGTCTGCTTGTATCAGAAGGAGGCTACCCGCTTTCATACTCTCTGTTCAACGGCAGCCAGTATGAGGGCTTCACCATGATACCAATGATAGATGACTTCAAGCAGCGTTTCAATCTGGGGAAAGATTTTGTTGTGGTGGCAGACTCAGGCTTGATGAACAAGAACAATGTCACTTTGCTGCAGGAGGCTGGCTACAACTACATACTTGGAGCCCGCATCAAGAGCGAGAGCGCAAGCGTGAAGCAATGGATTCTCTCTTTAGAGAAGGTTGATAAAGCCTGTTACGACTACAAACGTGAGAATGGGGAAAGACTTATCGTCAGTTATTCCGACAAGCGTGCAAAGAAGGATGCCTACAACCGTGACCGCGGAATTGTCCGATTGAGAAAAGCCTATAAGACCGGACGCATCACGAAGAGTCAGGTGAACAAGCGTGGCTACAACAAGTTTCTTGAAATCAGCAAGGACATAGAAGTCGTCATCAGCGAAGAGAAGATTGCAGAGGACTGCCAGTGGGACGGACTCAAGGGCTACATCACCAATACAGACCTTGACGCCGAGCGTGTCATTGCCGAGTATCATGGACTCTGGGTGGTGGAACGTGCATTCCGTATTTCAAAAGGAACTCTGGAAATGCGTCCGATGTTTCATTTTACAGAACGTAGGATAGAGGCACATGTCTGCATTTGCTTCATCGCCTATAAGGTATATAAGGAACTGGAGCGACTCATTGCCATTAACAAGATTGGGATGAGTGTCGATAAGGTGCTTGAGGCAGCCAAAACTATCACGACAATCAGGGTAAGGATGCCTAAAAACGGGACTTACTTCACTAAGACACTCTTCTTGACGGAGAAGCACCTCGCAGTGAAACCACTTTTCGACATATCTGGCAACAAATCTTAA
- a CDS encoding DUF1573 domain-containing protein, which yields MKRILFTMSLLAVCLLVSAQKPAEAKFEKVTHSFGKFSSKNAKQECVFTFTNVGEKPLVINQAVASCGCTVPKYTKTPIAPGQKGEIKVAYNGAGRVPGYFKKTITIQTNGKPEMTRLYIEGEMTD from the coding sequence ATGAAAAGAATACTATTTACAATGTCTTTGCTGGCAGTATGTTTGTTGGTTTCAGCACAAAAGCCGGCAGAAGCCAAATTCGAAAAAGTCACACACAGCTTCGGCAAATTCTCCAGTAAGAACGCCAAGCAGGAATGTGTATTCACTTTCACAAACGTTGGCGAGAAGCCATTGGTTATCAATCAGGCAGTGGCAAGTTGCGGCTGCACGGTTCCTAAGTACACTAAGACCCCGATTGCTCCGGGACAGAAAGGCGAAATCAAGGTTGCTTATAACGGAGCAGGTCGCGTGCCCGGCTATTTCAAGAAGACCATTACGATACAGACAAACGGCAAGCCCGAAATGACCCGTCTGTACATTGAGGGTGAAATGACGGACTGA
- a CDS encoding RNA polymerase sigma factor RpoD/SigA — protein sequence MRQLKIQKSITNRSSEALDKYLVEIGRAPLISIDEEIELAQKIKKGGPEGERAKDKLVTANLRFVVSVAKQYQHQGLTLTDLIDEGNIGLIKAAQKFDETRGFKFISYAVWWIRQSILQAIAEQSRIVRLPLNQVGSLNKINHEINRFEQENQRHPSVSELSEATKLDEEKIGQSLMADGHHVSIDAPFQDGEDNCMLDVMPSGDDSRTDRQVDHESMALELNSVLNKVLKEREITIIRECFGIGCHEKGLEEIGDQLGLTRERVRQIREKSIAKLRDSGNAKILMKYLG from the coding sequence ATGAGACAACTGAAAATCCAAAAGAGTATTACCAATCGCTCGAGTGAGGCACTGGACAAATATCTGGTGGAGATTGGACGTGCGCCATTGATTTCTATTGATGAAGAGATTGAATTGGCGCAGAAAATCAAAAAAGGCGGACCGGAAGGCGAACGGGCTAAGGACAAGTTGGTCACAGCCAACTTGCGTTTCGTCGTGTCCGTTGCCAAACAATATCAGCATCAGGGACTTACGCTGACCGACTTGATCGACGAGGGTAATATCGGATTGATAAAAGCTGCGCAGAAGTTTGACGAGACACGCGGTTTCAAGTTCATCTCTTATGCCGTTTGGTGGATACGCCAGAGCATTCTGCAGGCGATAGCCGAGCAGAGCCGCATCGTAAGGCTCCCGCTCAACCAGGTTGGTTCGCTTAACAAGATTAACCACGAAATCAACCGTTTTGAGCAAGAGAATCAGCGTCATCCTTCAGTGTCGGAGCTTTCTGAGGCAACCAAACTCGACGAGGAAAAGATTGGACAAAGTCTCATGGCTGACGGTCACCACGTGAGTATCGACGCCCCATTCCAGGACGGTGAGGACAACTGTATGCTTGATGTGATGCCGAGTGGCGATGACAGTCGCACCGACCGTCAGGTTGACCACGAGTCGATGGCACTTGAGTTGAATTCCGTGTTGAACAAGGTGCTCAAAGAGCGTGAGATTACCATTATTCGCGAGTGTTTCGGCATTGGCTGTCACGAGAAAGGTTTGGAGGAAATCGGCGATCAGCTCGGGCTGACTCGTGAGCGTGTACGCCAAATCAGGGAAAAGAGCATTGCCAAGCTGCGCGACAGTGGCAATGCGAAGATTCTCATGAAATATCTGGGATAG
- the uvrA gene encoding excinuclease ABC subunit UvrA, producing MAEYIEIKGARVNNLKHIDVKIPRDQFVAVTGVSGSGKSSLAFDTLYAEGQRRYVESLSSYARQFLGRLSKPECDFIRGLPPAIAIEQKVNSRNPRSTVGTSTEIYEYLRLLYTRIGHTYSPISGEEVKKHTTEDILKRVFSFSPGTKFIVMAPLQIPEGRPLQKHLEMEMQQGFVRLSCKGEIMRISDVLSDASLLDKINANDLYLVVDRMSVDDSADTMSRLTDSLETALYEGDGVCRLAFLPANISYDFSTRFEADGITFEEPNDNMFSFNSPVGACPTCEGFGRIIGIDEKLVIPNTTLSVYDGCVQCWHGEKMKVWQEEFCRRAAKDDFPIFTPYYKLSREEKDMLWHGLPSESGKDIHEQVSIDSFFQMLKENQYKIQYRVMMSRYRGKTFCPDCHGTRLKKTASYVKINGKSITDLVEMSVWNLKQWFDNLKLDAHEEKIANRLLVEIKNRLQFLVNVGLGYLTLNRQSNSLSGGESQRINLTTSLGSSLVGSLYILDEPSIGLHSRDTDRLVQVLKDLRDVGNTVIVVEHDEEIMRTADYLIDIGPDAGRLGGEIVFEGKGSDIDKKALKKYPRSHTVRYLTHTDTIATPTTRRPWNMAIEIKGARMNNLKGIDVKFPLNVLNVITGVSGSGKSSLVKGILYPALKRHLDEVCDAPGEYGGLEGDWQQVKHVEFVDQNPIGKSTRSNPATYVKAYDAIRQLFAEQPLSKQLNFSPQHFSFNADGGRCEECKGAGVITVEMQFMADLVLECESCHGKRFKKDILDVRFAGKNINDILDLTVSEAISFFEEHKEKGIVGRLKPLEDVGLGYIKLGQSSSTLSGGENQRVKLAYFIGQERQDPTLFIFDEPTTGLHFHDIQRLLTAFDALIARGHTIIVIEHNLDIIKCADYVIDLGPEGGDMGGNLVCAGTPEDIVRNENSLTGKYLAGKIN from the coding sequence ATGGCAGAATACATCGAAATCAAAGGCGCACGGGTCAATAACCTGAAGCATATTGACGTGAAAATCCCACGAGACCAATTCGTTGCGGTTACTGGAGTCAGTGGTAGCGGCAAGTCGTCGTTGGCATTCGACACCCTCTATGCAGAAGGTCAGCGCCGATACGTCGAGAGTCTGTCGTCCTATGCACGCCAGTTTTTGGGTCGCTTGAGCAAACCTGAGTGCGACTTTATAAGAGGTCTGCCGCCCGCAATCGCCATCGAACAGAAGGTCAACAGCCGCAATCCACGTTCCACAGTCGGAACTTCAACCGAGATTTACGAGTATCTCAGGCTACTATACACCCGCATCGGACACACCTACTCCCCTATCAGCGGCGAAGAAGTGAAGAAACACACGACGGAAGACATACTGAAACGGGTGTTTTCTTTCTCTCCAGGCACCAAGTTTATCGTCATGGCGCCTCTCCAGATACCCGAAGGCAGGCCGCTCCAAAAGCATCTGGAAATGGAAATGCAGCAGGGATTCGTCCGTTTGAGCTGTAAAGGAGAGATTATGCGCATCAGCGATGTGCTTAGCGATGCTTCGCTGCTTGACAAAATCAATGCCAACGATTTGTACCTCGTCGTTGACCGCATGTCTGTTGACGACAGCGCCGACACGATGTCCCGTTTGACCGATTCGCTTGAAACAGCCCTGTACGAAGGCGACGGCGTTTGCCGCCTCGCATTCCTTCCTGCCAATATATCCTACGACTTCTCGACCCGTTTTGAGGCTGACGGCATCACTTTTGAAGAGCCGAACGACAACATGTTCTCGTTCAATTCGCCCGTCGGAGCATGTCCTACCTGCGAAGGATTCGGGCGCATCATCGGAATTGACGAAAAACTGGTGATTCCAAATACCACCCTGAGCGTTTACGACGGCTGCGTACAATGCTGGCATGGAGAGAAAATGAAGGTGTGGCAGGAGGAGTTCTGCAGGCGTGCAGCCAAAGATGACTTCCCTATTTTCACTCCTTACTATAAGCTGTCGCGTGAAGAGAAAGACATGCTCTGGCACGGATTGCCGTCAGAAAGCGGCAAGGATATTCACGAACAAGTCTCCATCGACTCGTTCTTCCAGATGCTCAAAGAGAACCAATACAAGATTCAATATCGAGTCATGATGAGCCGATACCGAGGCAAGACGTTCTGCCCGGATTGTCACGGAACACGACTGAAGAAAACGGCAAGTTACGTGAAGATTAACGGCAAGAGCATTACCGACTTGGTCGAGATGTCCGTATGGAACCTCAAGCAGTGGTTCGACAACCTGAAACTGGATGCGCACGAGGAAAAAATCGCAAACAGACTCTTGGTGGAAATCAAAAACCGCCTGCAGTTCCTGGTAAATGTGGGACTGGGATATCTCACGCTCAACAGACAGTCCAACTCGCTGAGCGGAGGCGAAAGCCAACGAATCAACCTGACCACCTCGCTTGGCAGTTCACTTGTCGGTTCGCTCTACATCCTCGATGAGCCCAGTATCGGACTGCATAGCCGCGATACAGACAGGCTGGTACAGGTGCTAAAAGACTTGCGCGATGTGGGCAACACCGTCATCGTCGTTGAACACGATGAAGAAATCATGCGGACAGCCGATTATCTCATCGATATCGGTCCAGACGCAGGAAGACTCGGTGGAGAAATTGTTTTTGAAGGAAAAGGAAGCGATATTGACAAGAAAGCGCTCAAGAAATATCCGCGCTCACACACCGTGCGTTATCTCACCCATACCGACACGATTGCAACTCCGACAACCCGTCGCCCGTGGAATATGGCGATTGAAATCAAAGGTGCACGGATGAACAACCTGAAAGGCATTGACGTGAAATTTCCGCTCAACGTGCTGAATGTGATTACAGGAGTCAGCGGCAGCGGCAAGTCGTCGCTCGTGAAAGGCATCCTCTACCCTGCCCTGAAGCGTCATTTGGATGAGGTGTGCGATGCCCCTGGCGAATACGGCGGTCTCGAGGGCGACTGGCAACAAGTGAAACACGTGGAGTTTGTTGATCAAAATCCAATAGGAAAGAGCACTCGTTCCAATCCCGCCACATACGTTAAAGCCTACGACGCCATCCGCCAGCTTTTTGCCGAACAGCCACTTTCCAAGCAGCTGAATTTCTCGCCGCAGCATTTTTCTTTCAATGCCGACGGAGGACGCTGCGAGGAATGCAAAGGTGCCGGCGTCATCACCGTTGAGATGCAGTTCATGGCAGACTTGGTTCTGGAATGCGAATCCTGCCATGGGAAACGTTTCAAGAAAGATATTCTCGACGTACGGTTTGCGGGAAAAAACATCAACGACATCTTAGACCTTACCGTTTCCGAAGCGATATCCTTTTTCGAAGAGCATAAGGAGAAAGGCATCGTCGGACGACTCAAGCCGCTTGAAGATGTCGGATTGGGATACATTAAGCTCGGACAGAGTTCCTCAACGCTCTCCGGCGGTGAGAATCAGCGGGTGAAACTGGCATATTTCATCGGTCAGGAGCGACAGGACCCCACCCTGTTTATCTTCGACGAGCCGACCACCGGTCTCCATTTTCATGACATCCAGCGCCTGCTCACCGCCTTTGACGCATTGATAGCGCGCGGCCATACCATCATCGTCATTGAGCATAATCTTGACATCATCAAATGTGCCGATTACGTGATAGACCTCGGTCCGGAAGGCGGCGACATGGGTGGAAACCTTGTTTGTGCCGGCACCCCGGAAGACATCGTGCGCAATGAGAATAGTCTTACGGGCAAATATCTCGCAGGAAAAATAAATTGA
- a CDS encoding isochorismatase family protein, protein MLLIVDPQIDFISGSLPVPHAQEAMEALGAYISDNKDKYCCKVVTTDWHPYRHCSFQPQGGQWPIHCVSNTVGAAIYPALVAPLNESGGLLKVLRKGVYEDREEYSIFKNHASANTLKQLITALEISQIDLCGLAGDVCVLDTLKDGIEQYGKKLFRVLTEFSPSLDGGKSLETFIKDNGISYE, encoded by the coding sequence ATGCTATTAATAGTTGATCCGCAAATTGATTTCATCAGCGGATCACTCCCCGTGCCCCACGCCCAGGAAGCTATGGAGGCACTGGGCGCATACATTTCAGATAACAAAGACAAGTATTGCTGCAAAGTTGTAACGACCGACTGGCACCCGTACAGACACTGCTCGTTCCAGCCACAAGGCGGACAATGGCCCATTCATTGTGTGAGTAACACCGTCGGTGCAGCCATTTATCCCGCACTTGTTGCACCGCTGAATGAATCAGGCGGACTGCTGAAAGTACTCCGCAAAGGCGTTTACGAGGACCGCGAAGAATACTCCATATTCAAAAACCATGCTTCAGCAAATACTTTGAAGCAACTTATCACGGCGCTGGAAATCAGTCAGATAGACCTTTGCGGACTTGCCGGAGATGTCTGCGTGCTCGACACACTGAAAGACGGCATCGAACAATATGGCAAAAAGCTCTTCCGGGTACTCACGGAATTCTCACCATCGCTCGACGGAGGCAAAAGTCTCGAGACATTTATCAAAGACAACGGCATCTCCTACGAATAG
- a CDS encoding pyridoxal phosphate-dependent aminotransferase, which yields MKPTPIKREIIDQAIQEFGIQDFGRATIREVKQVAAIAERASGEEFIKMEMGIPGLPAARVGVEAQIKALQDGIANMYPDIQGLPELKKQASRFVKAFIGIDIEAEGCIPVVGSMQGGYASFLACSQADRKKDTVLFIDPGFPVQKMQINVMGARCETFDVYEHRGDRLRAKLESYLKAGNICAIVYSNPNNPSWICLTEDELRTIGELSQEYDVTIIEDLAYFAMDFRNDLSRPFEPPYQPTVGHYTDNYILLISGSKAFSYAGERIAVTCISNRLYHRTYPDLAARYDGLPFGAVFSTRMLYALSSGTSHSAQYALAAIMREATDGHFNFRDDIIIYGQRAHRLKEIFTRHGFQIVYDRDGTEPIADGFYFTIGYPGMTSSQLARELMYYGVSAINLGTTGSEQQGLRICTSFVTDNQYTLLDKRMQIFAENNPV from the coding sequence ATGAAACCCACACCAATTAAACGAGAAATTATCGACCAAGCCATACAAGAGTTTGGCATACAAGACTTTGGACGCGCCACCATACGCGAAGTGAAACAGGTTGCAGCCATTGCAGAGCGCGCCTCAGGTGAAGAATTCATCAAGATGGAAATGGGCATACCCGGACTGCCGGCAGCACGCGTGGGTGTGGAAGCGCAAATCAAAGCCCTACAAGACGGCATCGCCAACATGTATCCCGACATACAGGGACTGCCCGAACTCAAAAAACAAGCATCACGGTTCGTCAAAGCATTCATCGGTATCGACATCGAAGCCGAAGGCTGCATACCCGTCGTAGGCAGCATGCAAGGCGGCTACGCATCTTTCCTCGCATGCTCGCAGGCAGACCGGAAAAAAGACACCGTGCTCTTCATCGACCCGGGATTCCCCGTACAGAAAATGCAGATTAACGTCATGGGTGCACGCTGCGAGACTTTCGACGTCTATGAGCACCGCGGAGACCGGCTGCGCGCCAAACTTGAAAGCTATCTCAAGGCAGGAAACATCTGTGCCATCGTCTATTCCAACCCCAACAATCCCTCGTGGATATGCCTCACTGAGGACGAACTGCGCACGATAGGGGAGCTCTCACAAGAGTACGACGTCACCATTATCGAAGACCTGGCATATTTCGCGATGGACTTCAGGAACGACCTGAGCCGTCCGTTCGAGCCGCCATACCAGCCGACAGTGGGACACTATACCGACAACTACATACTCCTCATCAGCGGCTCGAAAGCCTTCAGTTATGCTGGCGAGCGCATTGCCGTTACCTGCATCAGCAACCGGCTTTATCACCGCACATATCCGGATCTCGCAGCACGTTACGACGGACTGCCTTTCGGAGCCGTATTCTCAACACGCATGCTATACGCACTCAGCTCAGGAACGAGCCACAGCGCACAATACGCACTAGCAGCAATCATGCGCGAAGCCACCGACGGGCACTTCAATTTCCGCGACGATATCATTATCTACGGACAACGGGCACACCGACTCAAGGAAATATTCACACGCCACGGCTTCCAAATCGTTTACGACCGAGACGGAACAGAACCCATAGCCGACGGATTCTATTTCACAATCGGCTACCCGGGCATGACTTCCAGCCAACTTGCACGCGAACTGATGTACTACGGCGTATCAGCCATCAACCTCGGAACAACTGGCAGCGAGCAGCAAGGTCTGCGCATCTGTACATCATTCGTAACTGACAACCAGTACACGTTGCTTGATAAACGTATGCAAATTTTCGCCGAGAATAATCCCGTGTGA